In a genomic window of Comamonadaceae bacterium OTU4NAUVB1:
- a CDS encoding ABC transporter substrate-binding protein gives MAPRNPFPATSATDTETAAPTRRRVLRTGAAAGLGALAALAAPSLSLAQSAPKLRVGYWPVAAGLPFFAAVEKGYFREAGIDVEPLKFAGAQQVMEAMLAGRCDGSANGTGSANLAIGEIAQPGLFKIFCTNPSNAKFVLDEFIAAKDSAFKTVADLKGKRVASGPGIQNVTLCKTMLERAGATGATVSELPIGQHVAALVAGQVDACYTLEPTGTVGRMNGTTRVIEAGVVAKYILGDPMAPWHGGAASLTTEFIRKSPDAARKYIAAYRRGVELVRAQPAEARQYMKGYTAIEGALTAEVPLASYMLHDEFTPSDIAYFQKFYDLFTQKGIFDKKVIVDTLLYKA, from the coding sequence ATGGCACCCCGCAATCCCTTCCCCGCCACGTCCGCCACCGACACCGAAACCGCCGCGCCCACGCGCCGCCGCGTGCTGCGCACCGGCGCCGCCGCCGGCCTCGGCGCGCTGGCCGCGCTCGCGGCGCCGTCCCTGTCGCTGGCGCAGTCCGCGCCCAAGTTGCGCGTCGGCTACTGGCCGGTGGCCGCGGGGCTGCCGTTCTTCGCCGCCGTCGAGAAGGGCTACTTCAGGGAGGCCGGCATCGACGTGGAGCCGCTGAAGTTCGCCGGCGCGCAGCAGGTGATGGAGGCGATGCTCGCCGGGCGCTGCGACGGCAGCGCCAACGGCACCGGCTCGGCCAACCTGGCCATCGGCGAGATCGCGCAGCCCGGCCTGTTCAAGATCTTCTGCACCAACCCGAGCAACGCGAAGTTCGTGCTCGACGAGTTCATCGCCGCCAAGGACAGCGCCTTCAAGACCGTGGCCGACCTCAAGGGCAAGCGCGTCGCCTCCGGCCCCGGCATCCAGAACGTGACGCTGTGCAAGACCATGCTGGAGCGCGCCGGCGCCACCGGCGCGACCGTCAGCGAGCTGCCCATCGGGCAGCACGTCGCGGCGCTGGTGGCGGGGCAGGTCGACGCCTGCTACACGCTGGAGCCCACCGGCACGGTCGGGCGCATGAACGGCACCACGCGGGTGATCGAGGCCGGCGTGGTCGCGAAGTACATCCTGGGCGACCCGATGGCGCCCTGGCACGGCGGCGCCGCCAGCCTGACGACCGAGTTCATCCGCAAGAGCCCCGACGCGGCGCGGAAGTACATCGCCGCCTACCGGCGCGGCGTGGAACTGGTGCGCGCCCAGCCGGCCGAGGCGCGGCAGTACATGAAGGGCTACACCGCCATCGAGGGCGCGCTCACCGCCGAGGTGCCGCTGGCCTCCTACATGCTGCACGACGAGTTCACGCCGAGCGACATCGCCTACTTCCAGAAGTTCTACGACCTGTTCACGCAGAAGGGCATCTTCGACAAGAAGGTGATCGTGGACACGCTGCTCTACAAGGCCTGA
- the atzF gene encoding allophanate hydrolase, which translates to MVHDDTTPNRSTPAPGADPAAAWITRIAPPLADPAASAPGAGALAGLRFAVKDNIDVAGWPTTAACPDFAYDASAHATVVVRLLAAGAVLVGKTNLDQFACGLNGTRSPYGAVPNAFDARYVSGGSSAGSARVVATGEVDFALGTDTAGSGRVPAGLNNIVGLKPTRGLVSARGVVPAARSVDCVSIFARTVELAARVLGVAMGHDALDPYSRALPLATASLPAAPRLGVPATLEFFGDADAAAAFEASLAQLEALGGVRVPIDYAPLAEIAALLYDSALVAERHAAVRGFFDAHEQSVIEPVRGILAQGRRYSASDLVDAQTRLRALAQRVAPMWNDIDVLVVPTAPTHCTIEAMRADPVALNRQLGAYTNFVNLLDYAALAVPTCLRADGLPFGVTLIGPCGSDLQLARLGQRLHHASGLTLGATGEPMPEALALPVPAFGAVPTVKVAVVGAHLSGMPLNGQLTERGAVRLRETRSAPHYRLYALPGTVPPKPGMVRVPAGEGASIVVEVWEMPMAAYGSFVALIPAPLGIGTLVLADGERVQGFVCESIALDGAEDITHHGGWRPYIASRAAA; encoded by the coding sequence ATGGTGCATGACGACACGACCCCGAACCGATCGACGCCCGCGCCGGGTGCCGATCCCGCCGCCGCCTGGATCACCCGCATCGCGCCGCCGCTGGCCGACCCGGCGGCGTCCGCGCCGGGCGCGGGCGCGCTCGCCGGCCTGCGCTTCGCGGTCAAGGACAACATCGACGTGGCGGGCTGGCCGACCACCGCCGCCTGCCCGGACTTCGCCTACGACGCCAGCGCGCACGCCACCGTGGTGGTACGGCTGCTGGCCGCCGGCGCGGTGCTGGTGGGCAAGACCAACCTCGACCAGTTCGCCTGCGGCCTGAACGGCACGCGCTCGCCCTACGGCGCGGTGCCCAACGCCTTCGATGCGCGGTACGTGTCGGGCGGCTCCAGCGCCGGCTCGGCGCGGGTGGTGGCCACGGGGGAGGTCGACTTCGCGCTGGGCACCGACACGGCGGGTTCCGGCCGCGTGCCCGCCGGACTCAACAACATCGTCGGCCTGAAGCCCACCCGGGGCCTCGTCAGCGCGCGCGGCGTGGTGCCGGCGGCGCGGAGCGTGGACTGCGTGTCGATCTTCGCGCGCACCGTCGAGCTGGCCGCGCGCGTGCTGGGCGTGGCGATGGGCCACGACGCGCTCGACCCGTACTCGCGCGCGCTGCCATTGGCGACGGCGTCGCTGCCCGCCGCGCCGCGCCTGGGCGTGCCCGCGACGCTCGAGTTCTTCGGCGACGCCGACGCCGCCGCCGCCTTCGAAGCCTCGCTCGCGCAGCTGGAGGCGCTCGGCGGCGTGCGCGTGCCGATCGACTACGCGCCGCTGGCCGAGATCGCCGCGCTGCTCTACGACAGCGCGCTGGTGGCCGAGCGCCACGCCGCCGTGCGCGGCTTCTTCGACGCCCACGAGCAATCCGTGATCGAGCCGGTGCGCGGCATCCTGGCGCAGGGCCGGCGCTACAGCGCCTCCGACCTCGTCGATGCGCAGACGCGGCTTCGCGCCCTGGCGCAGCGCGTCGCGCCGATGTGGAACGACATCGACGTGCTGGTGGTGCCGACCGCGCCGACGCACTGCACCATCGAGGCGATGCGCGCCGACCCGGTCGCCCTCAACCGCCAGCTGGGCGCCTACACCAACTTCGTCAACCTGCTGGACTACGCCGCGCTCGCGGTGCCGACCTGCCTGCGCGCGGACGGCCTGCCGTTCGGCGTGACGCTGATCGGGCCGTGCGGCAGCGACCTCCAGCTCGCGCGGCTGGGCCAGCGCCTGCACCACGCCAGCGGCCTGACCCTGGGCGCGACGGGCGAGCCGATGCCCGAGGCGCTCGCGCTGCCGGTGCCCGCCTTCGGTGCCGTGCCGACGGTGAAGGTGGCGGTGGTCGGCGCGCACCTCTCGGGCATGCCGCTCAACGGCCAGCTCACCGAGCGCGGCGCGGTGCGGCTGCGCGAGACGCGCAGCGCGCCGCACTACCGGCTCTACGCATTGCCCGGCACGGTGCCGCCCAAGCCCGGCATGGTGCGCGTGCCGGCGGGCGAGGGCGCGTCGATCGTCGTCGAGGTGTGGGAGATGCCGATGGCGGCCTACGGCTCCTTCGTCGCGCTGATCCCGGCGCCGCTGGGCATCGGCACGCTGGTGCTGGCGGACGGCGAGCGCGTGCAGGGCTTCGTGTGCGAGTCGATCGCGCTCGACGGCGCCGAGGACATCACGCACCACGGCGGCTGGCGGCCCTACATCGCGTCGCGCGCCGCCGCCTGA
- a CDS encoding transporter substrate-binding domain-containing protein — MAGTPPALAPAPVARAAASHLDAVQSAATLRICTPGDYRPFSFQLADGTYEGIDVDLMAPFAASLGAKPQWIKTTWANLLPDLAAGKCDIAVGGVSVTTERQKRAFFSAPYMVNGKTPIARCADVAKYQSVAAIDQPATRVIFNPGGSNERFARANFKRAKMTLHGENVTIFDEILANRADVFVTESAEAITQQKLKPGLCAVNPDKPLQYGEMAWMLPRDDVAFKAYVDQWLHLSQAGGEFQRVMDRWLK; from the coding sequence ATGGCCGGCACGCCGCCGGCCCTGGCCCCCGCGCCCGTCGCCAGGGCGGCCGCCTCGCACCTCGACGCCGTCCAGTCCGCCGCCACGCTGCGCATCTGCACGCCGGGCGACTACCGGCCGTTCAGCTTCCAGCTCGCGGACGGCACCTACGAAGGCATCGACGTCGACCTGATGGCGCCCTTCGCCGCCAGCCTGGGCGCGAAGCCGCAGTGGATCAAGACCACCTGGGCCAACCTGCTGCCGGACCTGGCGGCGGGCAAGTGCGACATCGCCGTGGGCGGCGTGTCGGTGACGACGGAGCGGCAGAAGCGCGCCTTCTTCAGCGCGCCCTACATGGTCAACGGCAAGACGCCGATCGCGCGCTGCGCCGACGTCGCCAAGTACCAGAGCGTCGCGGCCATCGACCAGCCCGCGACGCGCGTGATCTTCAATCCGGGCGGCAGCAACGAGCGCTTCGCGCGCGCCAACTTCAAGCGGGCGAAGATGACGCTGCACGGCGAGAACGTGACCATCTTCGACGAGATCCTGGCCAACCGCGCCGACGTCTTCGTCACCGAGTCGGCCGAGGCCATCACCCAGCAGAAGCTCAAGCCCGGCCTGTGCGCCGTCAACCCCGACAAGCCGCTGCAGTACGGCGAGATGGCCTGGATGCTTCCGCGCGACGACGTCGCCTTCAAGGCGTACGTCGACCAGTGGCTGCACCTGTCGCAGGCGGGCGGGGAGTTCCAGCGCGTGATGGACCGCTGGCTGAAATAG
- a CDS encoding DMT family transporter encodes MAAGALWGLVFLAPELARGFTPLQLAAGRFLAYGLFAAVLLYPRRVSLKAALRGRDWRALCWLSLLGNSLYYVLLANAVQRGGIAMTSLVIGFLPVAVTVIGSRDDHAVPLRRLAPSLLLGLAGVGCIGWQALGAETARGGLVGLLSAVGALVSWTCYAVGNSRQLARLPAVSVHDWNLATGVVTGAQALVLLGLTFVLGDGVGHTAAEWGRLVAVVTGVALAASIVGNAFWNRMSRLLPLTMVGQMILFETLFALLYGFLWERRLPTAWEGAAMVLVVLSVLSCVRAHRAPPAPRA; translated from the coding sequence ATGGCCGCCGGCGCGCTGTGGGGGCTGGTGTTCCTGGCGCCGGAACTCGCGCGCGGCTTCACGCCGCTGCAGCTGGCCGCCGGGCGTTTCCTGGCCTACGGCCTGTTCGCCGCCGTGCTGCTGTATCCGCGTCGGGTGTCGCTGAAGGCGGCGCTGCGCGGGCGCGACTGGCGCGCGCTGTGCTGGCTGAGCCTGCTGGGCAATTCGCTGTACTACGTGCTGCTGGCCAACGCCGTGCAGCGCGGCGGCATCGCCATGACCTCGCTGGTGATCGGCTTCCTGCCGGTGGCCGTGACGGTGATCGGCAGCCGCGACGACCACGCCGTGCCCCTGCGCCGGCTCGCGCCGTCGCTGCTGCTGGGCCTGGCGGGGGTGGGCTGCATCGGCTGGCAGGCGCTCGGCGCGGAGACGGCGCGCGGCGGCCTCGTCGGGCTGCTCAGCGCCGTCGGCGCGCTGGTCTCCTGGACCTGCTACGCCGTGGGCAACAGCCGCCAGCTCGCGCGGCTGCCCGCGGTGTCGGTGCACGACTGGAACCTGGCCACGGGCGTGGTCACCGGCGCGCAGGCGCTCGTCCTGCTGGGGCTGACCTTCGTGCTGGGCGACGGCGTGGGCCACACGGCCGCCGAGTGGGGGCGCCTGGTCGCGGTGGTGACCGGCGTGGCCCTGGCCGCGTCGATCGTCGGCAACGCCTTCTGGAACCGCATGAGCCGGTTGCTGCCGCTGACGATGGTCGGGCAGATGATCCTGTTCGAGACGCTGTTCGCGCTGCTCTACGGTTTCCTGTGGGAGCGGCGTCTGCCGACGGCGTGGGAGGGCGCGGCGATGGTGCTGGTGGTGCTGAGCGTGCTGTCGTGCGTGCGGGCGCACCGGGCGCCGCCGGCCCCCAGGGCCTGA
- a CDS encoding AraC family transcriptional regulator — protein sequence MLSRPPFALNLRSYDAEGDAHAHEFSQLVLPLAGRLRIDIGGREGLLQEGRAAFVAPGTRHSQAGQGTNRFLVIDLADAAGIADAADAADRAGFLERFSARPFLTLSPAAYRLVDYMGGMLRAGPARAAIARHWVPLMLDALAEAPARPASRLTALLAIVEARAGEPWTTATMARTACLSPSRLHALFRAELDTTPAAWLSQVRLRRARDGLARTDLPIAELAVAAGYSDQNALTRAMGRAFGVTPAAWRRQARERA from the coding sequence ATGCTTTCGCGCCCGCCCTTCGCCCTGAACCTGCGCAGCTACGACGCCGAGGGCGACGCGCATGCCCATGAGTTCTCGCAGCTGGTGCTGCCGCTGGCCGGCCGGCTGCGGATCGACATCGGCGGACGGGAAGGACTGCTGCAGGAGGGCCGCGCGGCGTTCGTCGCGCCCGGCACCCGCCATTCGCAGGCGGGACAGGGCACCAACCGCTTCCTGGTGATCGACCTCGCGGACGCCGCCGGCATCGCCGACGCGGCCGATGCCGCGGACCGGGCGGGATTCTTGGAACGGTTTTCGGCACGGCCGTTCCTGACGCTCTCGCCCGCGGCGTACCGGCTGGTCGACTACATGGGCGGGATGCTGCGCGCGGGACCGGCGCGCGCCGCGATCGCCCGGCACTGGGTGCCATTGATGCTCGACGCCCTCGCCGAGGCGCCCGCGCGGCCCGCCTCTCGCTTGACGGCCCTGCTGGCGATCGTCGAGGCCCGCGCGGGCGAGCCGTGGACCACCGCGACGATGGCGCGGACGGCCTGCCTGAGCCCGAGCCGGCTGCACGCGCTGTTCCGCGCCGAACTCGACACCACCCCGGCCGCGTGGCTGTCGCAGGTGCGCCTGCGGCGCGCGCGCGACGGGCTGGCCCGCACCGACCTGCCGATCGCCGAGCTGGCCGTGGCGGCGGGCTATTCCGACCAGAACGCGCTGACCCGGGCGATGGGGCGGGCCTTCGGCGTCACGCCGGCCGCGTGGCGGCGGCAGGCGAGAGAACGGGCCTGA